The stretch of DNA ACCACATTCTCTTACCATACCTTATCTTAAAAGTTAAACTATTCACATCCACAGGTACATTTTACAACCAGCACAGTCTACGTGTACATTGTGGCAACTGCAACGAGATACTTCAAGGTACTAGCACTACTGGTACTACTGCTGTACTAGCAgactgcacatacacatattcttctgagagaatttttttccaaaagagaTGAAAATCATCATATCTGGCAGGAGTGAAAAATCACGATTGAGATCTCTAGAGAGGAAGTCACAGACAGCGTGCTCAGACAGAGCGTTCTGGGGGCTTTTTTCCACCACAACGCTAGAGTACACAAGACAACAAAGAGAATAGTTCTCTCAATTCCATCTAGAAGAATCCATCCTCATTCTAAAAGCTTCTGATGGTAGGATATCGCACTGAACAGCGAGGCTGAGGGGGAAGGAGCAGAGGGGTCACAGCACCTCCATGACAGGGCTATGGTTCACAGTTTCATATCTGACGCTTTCATTTGTGGTTTCTGTGAGTCTGGTGGCAACGATTGGCTGAACAACGCGAAGAGTTCTTCACTCCGACAGCCAAATGACACCTCAGCTCCTGGGCTGAGTGACAGGAAACGGCAAGACACACAGAACAAGGTCGAACGCAGGTCTTTGACTTCGGTCCATGTCGAAGCCCAGCTCCTGCAGATTCCTTTGTCTGGtagaatgtttttcatttttactatctttctctgcctgtcactGTCTCTTCATGGTATCTGTCATGTTGAGAGGataattttgaaaattgtttgtgtcttttcatgTGGAAGAGAGCATGAATCATTGATTGTAGGACACACCATGCATATCATCATCCTTCTATTTTCAAAGCTTGGCTTTTATCTTGTCATTTTTGCCTGTTGTATAGTCCTTTTGAGAGGTACAACTCTATGTAAAAGctgtacaaatattttcaccAGTGTATCCTTACAGCTTTAACTTAACTTTCTCTATCATCACAGTAGATAGCAACCTAGGCACAAATGCCAAACAAACAATGACTTCAATAGTTAAGACTTAAGTCTCAAGACTAACGACTTCATTCCATTGATCCACTACTCTACATAgagtaatgtaaatatttattgaatcaAAATATTTGCCATTGCTTGAATTAGACCAAATGTGATATAGGGATTATTCAACACCTTGCAGGTTTTATATCTGCTGTATCAATTTGTCTTATAACAAAGGTGAAATCAAAcatgcactttaaaaaaatgaccacTTCTAATTTTCTGACTGTGATCCTGTTATGTTCTTTCAATGGTGCTCAATGGTGCATTTGCAGGCAGCTGAtaattttggtgtttttgttatCTTGCATAGGCTACCACTTTGAACTTTGTTCAACTATCTACTGTCACCATGGAGGCCCCTAACTCAGAGGCGCCAGTCAACTGCACAGTTAACGACAACATGCTGCCCTTCACAGTCTCCTACTCGGTCATCTTCCTGATCGGCTTGGTGGGCAGCTTGGTGGCGCTGTGGGTGTTCATACAAAGCCGTGACGCCAAGAAATGCATCAGCGTCTACCTGATCAACCTCTTGACCTCAGACTTCCTGCTCACGCTGGCCCTGCCCTTCAAGATCGCTGTCAACCTCGGCGTGGCGCCTTGGGGCCTCAAGATCTTCCACTGCCAGGTCTCCGCCGTGCTCATCTACATCAACATGTACGCCTCCATCATCTTCCTCACCTTCATCAGCGCTGACCGCTACCTGCAGCTCACCCCGAGCTCGCGGTTCTTCCGCATCCAGGAGGCGGGCTTCGCCAGGATGATGTCGGCGGTGGTGTGGGCGGTGGTGCTCTTCATCATGGTGCCCAACATGGTCATCCCCATCCGGGACATCCCGGAGAAGCCACTGGTCACCTGCGCCGAGTTCAAGCAGGAGCTGGGGCTGCACTGGCACACGTTCTCCAGCTTTCTGTGCGTGGCCGTCTTCCTCAACACCTCGGTCGCTGTGCTCTGCTCCAACGCCTTTGTGCTGAGGCACCTTTGGGGGAGCCGGGGCGGCAGCGCAGAGGAGCAGGCCAGCGCCCGCCACGCTGCCCGCAGCATCGCCGTGGTGACGCTGGCCTACGTGGTGTGCTTCGTGCCATACCACGCGGTGCGCGCGCCCTACACCCTCACCCAGAACCGGGTGATCACCGACTGCTGGCTGAAGCGCCACCTCTACCTGGCCAAGGAGGCCACGCTGCTAATGGCGGTGCTGCATCTCTGCTTCGACCCCATCCTCTACTTCTACCTCTCCCACAGCTTCAGGCAAAGGGTCACAGAGGCTTTTCGGACCAAGGGGGACGCCTCCGTCCTGCCCCAAATCCCTGAAAGTCCCCCACAGCCTTGAGTCTTGGGCCTGGGCACAGACTAAATGAGTACTGCTAATGCTTGGGAGATACAACCGCCATGTCTGTGTGGAACTCTTGCTTCTCCAGGTTTGAACTCAAGCACCCAGTTATCTCAGCCTGGATCAAAGGAGGCAGGTGGATTCCACACCATCTGTAGAAATGGCAAAGGGAACCAAATTGactgttgacaaaaaaaaaaaacagaaacacatatcACAAAGCACACTTTCACAGTATCCTATGAACCTGGCTGCTGAGAATTGTTTTTCAAGAAAGAGAGTTGGATGGAAAATTTCCACCTCTGCGGTGATTATTcaagaaacacacaaatgaaaagtgtgaaaaatgaaaagtctgTTTAGAAGATAAGACACCTCCAAAAAGCacgttaaattaaaaaaagaaaaaacaccttttCCGCTGTGCTATCTTAAATCTTCAGGCGTGAGTGGTTTAAAACACAAGCTCTAGAGCCGTCAAACTTCAGCTTGTTAATCATGAACATCTGAATGGTACAACACGCAAATACATTTTCTAGCCATGACTCAATCGCAACCAAAACCTTTCGGCAATGTTTCACATGAGCTAAGGTGAAACTAATGCGAAATGTTTTGTGGGTTGATATGTGTATTGTAAAGTTATGTTCAGAGAGATGCTTCAAAGGAGCACCTGCTCCTTCTACCTCAGACTGAGGAAGTAAGTTTTGAAAAGTACTTTCGGTCTCAGTCTCACTCACCACAGCCCCCTCTGTGCTGTCATTGTAAAGGggccaagcagctgcagtgataATCCAATGTGGGGAACAAATATTACACATAACAggtcaataaatcaatcaggTGTAGAGACCTGAAACTATGCACAGATATTACCCTCTAGCATAACATGTATTTTCCTATTTACAAAGAGCAATAATACTGGAGGTTCAACCTAATTATCACATTAGTAAAGGCATTGATGTTTCAGCCAAATAGTATCAAGTTTGATAAATAATACATCTCTCTGGTATGCTGGCTGTTCTAAAGAAGAGTTCCTCACTTCAGATTTGTAATAGGTTGTTAGCTATAGCTGATTTGTATAAACTCATAGTCTGTAGTCACATGAACAGCAATGGAGGTTTGATGGCTCTGTCATTACATATGATGTCACAGCAGTACTGagtattttatttgaaatgtttttaaatgagtaaTGTATTTATGAgacatatttttgtcatttacactAACTTGTATCTTTTGTCATTCAAAGTGGACCAGGCAAACAGTTTTCACACACCCCACTGACTGCTGGACTCTTTGAATACAGGATATGTGTATTGTCATCAAACGGCCTGTTCCTTGATTGGTATTGATAGTGAAGCTATGATTTTGTGCTTGGCCTCTGTAATCACTGCTAGCagctatatttcattttatgtctgTTCTGCTAATGTACACtccaataaacatttttttttatttaactttgcAGTTATGTCAATTGAATCATGCTGAATTATATAAGTATGTTCACAATCCACATAGAGTTTCAGTCTATATATTGGTGAAGTCAGCTGttgtttgctcttttttggctatttttaaGGAAAAACTCAGTTATGATCAATTAAATGGACAGGAATTAGTTGAggaaaacagtgaaactgaGGGGGGTGGTTTCACCCATGCACTAGGTTCAGGGTAATGCTCTTACCAACACTCCACTGCGACAACTGTACCCTAAACCCGGTgcacgggtgaaactgcccaCTTGCACTCACACTACCATGAAAAACCTTTCTCTGTTTGAACCAAGGCTCTTTGTCTTTGAGCAGCGTGCGGTCTGCATTCCAGTTGTTGGCCATTAGAAACAGAAAACTCTTAACACGCCTCCATCTCCAAGGAGACCGTCAACACTATAGCTGGATAGTACCCACACAAGCCTAGCTCCTGACCAGCATTAAACAAGTGCAGAAGGAATTCAAGTATcttacacacaaagacacacacacacatactgcctCTGTCAGCATTGAATTGAGATTGGTGAGTAGGGAGCAGAACAGACAGAGCTGGGAGTAGGAGAGTAAATCTGGATGGTCTCTCTGATTGGATGGTCTCTCTCTGGAAGGTCTCTCTCAGGACAGCAACGAGGGGAACACAGACTGGTCCCCCAGGGACAGGgaatggaggaggaagaagcaGGAATTTCTCGAGCAGTACATTCTGAGGCCAacaatgatgatgtcacaacaCAGTCCAGCACAAGAGATCAGGGAGGAACATCAGTGCAACATACACCGCCAGCAGCAGGTATGAGAGCTGGTGTGTGATGTGAAGAATGTGAAGGCCTGACGATGTAACTGAGGAAGTGGCGAGTTTGGTTTGCATTAGGATTGCAATCATTTGTAAGgaatgaataaaattcattaattaatgataTTTATTACCATTTATTACCATTAATCTTCATAAtcatgtgatttatttattatctaaGCTTCAGGTCAGACTGTTCATGTATAGTagacattttagaataatagtaaagacatcaaaactatgaaataacacaaatggaattaggcagtgaccaaaaaagtgttaaacaattatcatattttagattcttcaaagtagccaaaaatatttcttaaaaataaattttttggaaagaaattcatatgtAGGCAttaacttcactatttatatttgtatgcTTGAAACAAGTTTCATGCACTTAAGCAtagtttttaaatcaaaatgtttttgaatgaatgtttcctATTATCTTATTCAGCTGTGTCCAATGTATTTAGGTGTCTGATATTTTTGGAACTATGTTGCTCTCTACGGATGTCTCCCACTTGCAGACCTCACCACCTTTCACAAAGAggtggtttgtttgtgtgttatgcGTCTCCAGATACCATATCCTTGTGCACTCATCAAGAACTGAGAGAAATCTGCTCTTCTATGAAAAATCAAGTAAGGATACTATGGGATTCAAAAATGGTGATCTGGTTTCAAACCATGTGGGAAATGGCACGCTAGTGCTACATGGGTGTGCTAACGGCTCTAACATAGATATGCTTCAACTCTTAACAAAATCTTTGCTTCAGCACAATATTCTAAAATTCTAGCCAATATTCCATATTCCCAGTCAGTTTTGGGGTAATGACACAGAGCATTTGCATCCATTTGCAGATGTTCTCCGTCTGACTGTGTCTGCCTGCTTCTGCCTGTCTCCAtttgtctgc from Megalops cyprinoides isolate fMegCyp1 chromosome 20, fMegCyp1.pri, whole genome shotgun sequence encodes:
- the LOC118795315 gene encoding probable G-protein coupled receptor 171, producing MSKPSSCRFLCLATTLNFVQLSTVTMEAPNSEAPVNCTVNDNMLPFTVSYSVIFLIGLVGSLVALWVFIQSRDAKKCISVYLINLLTSDFLLTLALPFKIAVNLGVAPWGLKIFHCQVSAVLIYINMYASIIFLTFISADRYLQLTPSSRFFRIQEAGFARMMSAVVWAVVLFIMVPNMVIPIRDIPEKPLVTCAEFKQELGLHWHTFSSFLCVAVFLNTSVAVLCSNAFVLRHLWGSRGGSAEEQASARHAARSIAVVTLAYVVCFVPYHAVRAPYTLTQNRVITDCWLKRHLYLAKEATLLMAVLHLCFDPILYFYLSHSFRQRVTEAFRTKGDASVLPQIPESPPQP